One genomic window of Conger conger chromosome 7, fConCon1.1, whole genome shotgun sequence includes the following:
- the LOC133133675 gene encoding claudin-3-like, whose translation MPAAGLEILGVTLAVLGWVASIVACALPMWRVTAFIGVNIVTAQTIWEGIWMSCVVQSTGQMQCKVYDSMLALPQDLQAARALEVIAIIMGILALLVSIVGAKCTNCVDDEATKAKVMIASGVTFIVTAVMQLIPVCWSAHTIIMEFYNPLVLEAQKREIETMSAGLEIVGIALGVVGWIISIVACALPMWRVTAFIGSNIVTAQVIWEGLWMTCVTQSTGQMQCKVYDSMLALPQDLQAARALTVVSIIVAVLAVMISIVGAKCTNCIEDEASKAKVMIIAGIFFVLAGVMQLIPMCWTANTIIRDFYNPLLTDAQRRELGASLYIGWAAAALLIIGGAMLCCSCPPREKKYNPSRMAYSAPRSTGGAGYDKKDYV comes from the exons ATGCCTGCCGCCGGCCTGGAGATACTGGGGGTAACGTTGGCGGTGCTTGGCTGGGTGGCCAGCATTGTGGCCTGTGCCCTGCCTATGTGGAGGGTGACGGCGTTCATCGGGGTCAACATCGTGACGGCGCAGACCATTTGGGAGGGCATCTGGATGAGCTGCGTGGTGCAGAGCACGGGGCAGATGCAGTGCAAGGTGTACGACTCCATGCTGGCCCTGCCCCAGGACCTGCAGGCCGCCCGTGCCCTGGAGGTCATCGCCATCATCATGGGGATCCTGGCCCTACTGGTCTCCATCGTGGGGGCCAAGTGCACCAACTGCGTGGATGACGAGGCGACCAAGGCCAAAGTGATGATCGCGTCAGGGGTTACCTTCATCGTCACCGCGGTGATGCAGCTCATTCCAGTGTGCTGGTCCGCTCACACCATCATCATGGAGTTCTACAaccccctggtcctggaggcgCAGAAGAGGGAGATCG AGACCATGTCTGCCGGGCTCGAGATTGTGGGCATCGCCCTGGGCGTGGTGGGCTGGATCATCTCCATCGTGGCCTGCGCTCTACCCATGTGGAGGGTGACGGCGTTCATCGGGAGCAACATCGTGACGGCGCAGGTGATCTGGGAAGGCCTGTGGATGACCTGCGTGACGCAGAGCACCGGGCAGATGCAGTGCAAGGTGTACGACTCCATGCTGGCCCTGCCCCAGGACCTGCAGGCCGCCCGCGCCCTCACCGTCGTCTCCATCATCGTGGCCGTGCTGGCCGTCATGATCTCCATCGTGGGGGCCAAGTGCACCAACTGCATTGAGGACGAGGCGTCGAAGGCCAAGGTGATGATCATCGCCGGCATCTTCTTTGTTTTGGCCGGAGTGATGCAGCTGATTCCCATGTGCTGGACGGCCAACACCATCATCAGGGACTTCTACAACCCCCTGCTGACCGACGCCCAGAGGAGGGAGCTGGGAGCATCCCTCTACATCGGCTGGGCAGCGGCAGCCCTCCTCATCATTGGAGGTGCCATGCTGTGCTGCTCCTGTCCGCCCCGGGAAAAGAAGTACAACCCCTCCAGAATGGCTTACTCTGCCCCACGCTCAACAGGTGGGGCCGGTTATGACAAGAAGGACTATGTTTGA